GGGATTTTGCCCCTTAGGCGAAACTGGAAAGATTGCTTTAGGTAGATCGTGAAATGTCAATTTGTCAGGCCTGACCCTAGAAGCTCTATGACCCTAGAAGCTCTATAAATTTAGCAAGATATATGATATTATAACAATTAATCTACTTTTTAAAATATGTTTGGGGTGAAAAACATGGAAATTAAAACGAATGAAGAAATAATCTGCGCCCTTTCTTATAGTGCCAGATATTTAAACCAGCTTTTTCCTCTAGATTGTATGGTAGCAGTTACCGATGGAGAAAAGTTTTTGGCTTACTACCCAGGTGATAAAATTGACGTTAAGGCACAGACAGGGGACACTATTGCGGGGACAAGCAACAAAGAAGTCATGCAGACAGGTAAAAAGATAGTATCAGAGGTTCCAGCTGAGGCTTACGGGTTTTCCTTTAAATCCATAGTGGTACCTGTTTTTAACCATACTGGTAACGTTATTGGCACATTTGACATTGGGGTAGATTTATCTACCCAAAACGAACTTTTAGAAACTGCCGAATTTCTAGCCTCTTCCTTTGAAGAAGTCTCAGCTAGTACAGAAGAAATCGCAGCCTTAGCTGGAGACTTAAGTAGCTTACAAAAAAATCTTTTGGATATCTCTTCCAAGGCGCAGGTTCAATTGAAAAAAACTGATGAAATATTAAGCCTAATTTCTAGTGTAGCTTCCCAAACTAACTTGCTAGGCCTAAATGCCGCCATTGAAGCTGCCCGAGCCGGGGAACATGGAAGAGGTTTTACTGTAGTAGCTGAAGAAATGCGCAAGCTCTCCAGCAAAACAACAAAATCTGCCGAAGATGCAGCCTTAATCATTCAGGAGATTAATAGTATTATCAATGATATTTCTAGCAATATTAAGCAAATCGAGGAGGTTGGAAGCACTCAAGCTGCAACTACCGAAGAAATAGCGACCAATATGGAACAGACAGCAGTAGTAGCCGAAAAAATTGTAGCTTTTGCGAAGATAATGTAAACCCATTGTCAAGGGTTCATTTACACTATTGTTTGACATTTTTATTCTATTTTTTATAAGAAGGGTCAGGGGAATTGTCCCCTGACCCTTTGTTGAGTATATGCACCTTATTGTATTTTTATACTTATCCAAGAAGTTGCAGTACTGATTGAGGAGCCATATTAGCTTGGGCTAGCATTGCTGTTGCTGCTTGCTGTAGGATGTTGTTCTTAGTGAACTCCATCATTTCCTTAGCCATGTCTACGTCTCTAATTCTAGATTCAGCAGCTTGTAAGTTTTCGGCTGATGCATCTAAGTTTTTGATTGTGTGTTCTAATCTGTTTTGACTAGCACCTAAGTTTGCTCTTCCAGCGGATACTTTTTGAATTGCTTCATCTAATACTTTAATTGCTGTAGCAGCCTGAGATTTAGTACCAACTTGTAGTTCTCTAACACCTAAACTATCTGCACTCATTTCATCAATAGAAAGATTTAATGATTGCCCTTGATTTGCCCCAATTTGGAAATCGGCACTTCCATCTGCCCGATCATCTGCTGCTGCTGTTGTTGTTGAGAAGTTTGACAAAGCATTTGAAGCTGCTTCCTTTCGAACTCCATCTGCAGTTTTAACTTCTATAGAGAATCCATTGATTTGCCCAGCAGTACCAGCAGTAGCTGATGTAATAGCAAAGTCAGCAGTACCACCCGCTGCTGCTGATGCAATAGTTGCATCTGTAGCTATCTGAGTTCCAAGTGCGTCTAAATCACTTGCAGCACCTACCGTAAGAGACTGAGAATATTGTTGCCCTCCAACTGACCAAGTAGCAGTAATTATATCTGTTTCAGCAATTCCTGCATCATTACCATCTTTATCAACTAATGCAGTTAATAAAGTTGCTCCAGTATTTCCAGTTAATGAATTTGTTGTAACATGTGTAGCTGAAGTTGTTGCACCACCCATGTCACCAGTTAAAAGTTTCTTTGAATTGAATTCGGTTTGTTCAGCAATACGTTGTATTTCCTCACCTAACTGCTTAACTTCTTTTTGAATATTTTCACGATCTTGTAAAGTATTTGTATCATTAGCTGATTGTACTGACAATTCTCTCATTCTTTGAAGAATAGCTTGAGTTTCATTTAATGCACCTTCAGCAGTTTGAATTAGTGAAATGCCATCCTGAGAGTTTCTAGATGCTTGACTTAATCCTCTAATTTGTCCTCTCATTTTTTCAGAAATCGCTAAACCTGCTGCATCGTCACCGGCTCTATTAATTCTGTACCCTGAAGATAATTTTTCCATTGATTTAGCACCTGCTGTGTTACCAAGTCCCAATTGACGATGGGTGTTCATTGCCATAATGTTATTATTAATTCTCAT
This genomic stretch from Desulfitibacter sp. BRH_c19 harbors:
- a CDS encoding chemotaxis protein, with translation MEIKTNEEIICALSYSARYLNQLFPLDCMVAVTDGEKFLAYYPGDKIDVKAQTGDTIAGTSNKEVMQTGKKIVSEVPAEAYGFSFKSIVVPVFNHTGNVIGTFDIGVDLSTQNELLETAEFLASSFEEVSASTEEIAALAGDLSSLQKNLLDISSKAQVQLKKTDEILSLISSVASQTNLLGLNAAIEAARAGEHGRGFTVVAEEMRKLSSKTTKSAEDAALIIQEINSIINDISSNIKQIEEVGSTQAATTEEIATNMEQTAVVAEKIVAFAKIM
- a CDS encoding flagellin — encoded protein: MRINNNIMAMNTHRQLGLGNTAGAKSMEKLSSGYRINRAGDDAAGLAISEKMRGQIRGLSQASRNSQDGISLIQTAEGALNETQAILQRMRELSVQSANDTNTLQDRENIQKEVKQLGEEIQRIAEQTEFNSKKLLTGDMGGATTSATHVTTNSLTGNTGATLLTALVDKDGNDAGIAETDIITATWSVGGQQYSQSLTVGAASDLDALGTQIATDATIASAAAGGTADFAITSATAGTAGQINGFSIEVKTADGVRKEAASNALSNFSTTTAAADDRADGSADFQIGANQGQSLNLSIDEMSADSLGVRELQVGTKSQAATAIKVLDEAIQKVSAGRANLGASQNRLEHTIKNLDASAENLQAAESRIRDVDMAKEMMEFTKNNILQQAATAMLAQANMAPQSVLQLLG